The sequence below is a genomic window from Pseudobdellovibrionaceae bacterium.
AAGAGCTTCTCCTCTGGGCGACTTTCAAGAGTACCTATGTCTTAAGTTCAACCCAAAGGAAAATCCTCTTTAAAGTTCAAACCTCATTCCCTTGGTTTTTTGATACCAGAGAACAAGAGTGAAAAAACAAAGAGTAACAGAAATACAAAAAATAAAACTTTTGCTATCCCCGTTGCCGTCCCCGCAATCTCACTAAATCCGAATAGTGCCGCAATTATTGCGATAATAAAAAATGTAATGGACCATCGTAACATGTGAGCTCCTTTGTGTTAGTTTTGGGTTTTGGTTTCGATCAAATCTTCTTTTTGACTTCTTAAGGAGCTTTCTTTGCCCTCAAGCTTCTCAATCTGTTTTCTTTTCTTAGAAATTTCAGCTTGTAACTTTTCTTTTTCAGCATCTGTGCTGTCTATT
It includes:
- a CDS encoding DUF1328 domain-containing protein, encoding MLRWSITFFIIAIIAALFGFSEIAGTATGIAKVLFFVFLLLFVFSLLFSGIKKPRE